The segment TCTTTCAAAACAGGACAAAGTCCTAATGTCCAAGCTCGAGAGAACCTAGGCAGAAGAAATAGGTCTCTAAACTGTGGGTCATCCACAACCACTTGACATCAAGTAGATGCACAGAAGAAATCTGTGAGGTGGGAAAAAACAATTCTCACAATGCCAGCCTACTGGGACTTCAGAGGACTGTAGCCAGAAGGAAGATTTACTTCTTTGTCCTAGAAATCCCACATAGACATCAGCTGTAAGGAGGTCTAGGACATTAGCTGGACCTCACTTTGTCCCAGTCCCATCTCAACAGCTTGTCTGAAGCAGCAGCATGTCAAGGTCCAAATTACAACCATGTGGCAGAAGCaggagcaaaagaaaattaccCCAGAGGCCAGTGAGGCAGAGGGATACCCAGATTTTCTCTGAGAAGGTACCTCAGAATCCCAGAGAAAATCgtcttcctgtttttcttctcgCCCTGCTGGTTGCAAGACTCTGTCTTCCTTTTTCACTTCTCTCCATGCTTGTTTCAAGACCCCTAAGAAAAGATAAGCACATAATAGCTATGAGTGTTTATTTTACTCTGCTTTTCTCCACCTGCTTCACTCCAGAGAGGGTTTCAAAGGTAACCATTTAGTCCCTCTGAAATCACCTTTGCTGCgctccactgcagcagagcGCGCATCCAACCTGTagctgtctgcagcaggaaGCTGGACAGCAGCCGACACTTTCCATTCACCTTCAGATTCAGTCTGAGTAATTGAAAAGACACACGTGAGaactggcacaggctgcttcTCCACCCACTTCCACATTcaaaggctgtgctgcagccaaggGGCTTAACAAGAAGGATTGGGTGACGGAAAGAACAAAAAGGGCAAACACAGTGAGCACATTCAGCATCTCTGTTGAGCAGGGTTTTCAAAATGGGACCAAGGACATCTGCCCATGCCACAGAGAATGTAGGCAAAAGAAATATTCCTACAGACTGTAGATCATATGGAAACCCAGTTGACATTAACTGCATGTACAGAAGAGAGATGTCTGATGGAAAAATGAATCCTCACAATGCCAGCCTTGTGTAGGTTTCATGGTACTGTAACAAACATGGAGTTTTACTACATTATCCTTACTGCAAATCTAGGTTGGACATTAGCCGCAAGGAGGCCCAGGACATTAGCTTCACCTCATTTTGTCCTAGTCCCAtctgaacagcagcagtgtctgcagcagcacaatgtCAGGCTCTAAGGTATGAGTgtgtggcagaagcagcatcaaAGGAAAATGAGCCCAGAAGCCGGTGAGTCAGAGACCTCAGTATCTCCTTCAGAAAAGGTACCTCAGAATCCCAAGAAGAATCATCatcttctcctgctcctcctgctggttGCAAGACACATCAAAATAGATAAGAGGCTTATCAGAGCTCTGAGTACATGTCACTCTGCTTTTCCAAATCTGATTTGCCTCACTGAGGCTTACAAAGGTAACCATGTAGTCCGTGTGGAATTACCTTcgctgagctctgctgcagcagagcgCACACCCACTCCTTTGTGACCTGCAGCACGACACTGCTTGCTGGCAAAAACTTCTTCTACAATCTCAGAAAAAGGCTGTGAAATTTCAAAGACACACATAAGAACTGGCCCAGGTGGCCTCTGCACCCACTTCATGCTCAAAGCTTCTGCTTCAGCCACCACACCTAAGGGGAGGGACAACAtgatgaaaagaacaaaaagggCAAACAAAGCCAGTGCACACATCATTGCTGTTGATCAGCAATTTTAAAACGAGACAAAGTCCACCTGCCCAAGCTTGAGAGAACCTAGGCAGAAGAAATTAATCCCTAAATCATGGGTCATACGCAACCATTTGACACGGAAAATTCACAAAAGAGAtttttgaggaggaaaaaaagcaattttcataATGTCAGCCTTCTAGGACTTCAGAGGACTGTAACTAGAAGGAAGAGTTACTTCTTTGTCTGAGAAATCCAGCTTGGAGGTCCCTCACAGGGAGACACACATTAGTTGGACCTCACTTTGTCCCAGAGATTatctgaagcagcagctggttAAGGTCCAAGTAAGGAGGgtgtggcagaagcagcagcaaagcaggagaagtCCAGAAATAGGTGAGCCAGAGGGACCTCACTGCCTCCCTCACAGAAGGTACCTCAGAATCCCAGGAGGAATCACCATCTTCCTTTTTcgcttctcctgctgctgctgctggcaagaCACCTAAGAAAGATAAGAAATGTCATTTCTGCGTGTGCTTATTTcactcttgctttttttccacctGCTTCACTCCAGAGAGGCTTACAAAGGTAACCACTCAGTCTCTCTGAAATTACCTTTGCCACACTCCATTGCAGCAGAGCACACAACCAACCTGTTGCTGTTTGCAGCAGGAAGCCACACACTGGCCCACATTTTTCCTTGACTTTTAGGATCAGTCTGAGTAATTGAAAAGACACACGTGAGAACTGGCACAGGCAGCTTCTCCACCCACTTCCCTGCTCAAAGCTTCTGCTtcagccagcaggctgcaggagagagaTCGGGGGTGAAAGAGCAAAAGGAGCCAACACAGCCAGCACATTCGGCGTCCTCTTGAGCAGGGTTTTCAAAATATTATCAAGGACACCTCTCTGAGCTAGAGAGAACCTAGACAGAAGAAATTACTATCTAAAGGGTAGGTCATATGGGAACTGTTTGACATTGACCACACTTAGAGGAGTGAGAGGAACCAATCTGACTTTTATGAATGCCTGAGCATACATTATACATGAGGTGAAAAACAATCCTAGGAGTTGTACACCTGCTGGGAGTTCTGTCCATGGTGAGCATGCACCTGAGATCAAAGTCTAACAAACCCTCTGGAAAAGAggtataataataataataataataataataataataataataataataataatagctattaaaaactgagaaaatttGGAAATGGAGTGGTTACGATCAAATGGACTGAGATGAAACGAGttgatgaaattattttcatttcttccctgATTTCAGGGTTTGAATTGGAATAATTTTGGCAAGTTTTGGtccttttccctgcccctcATTTCATCTCAGCTCATTTGTTTTAATCACACCATTTccaaattttctcattttcttcaatAGCATTCTTTTGATCACACATATATTCCAGAGCTTTTGTTAGACTTTGCTCTCtgatttcaagatttcattccctttcgCGAAAGGAAGAATTTCCTGAAAGCAAGAAAGGGAATGGAATCTTGAAATCAGAGAACAAAGTCTAACAAACGCTCTGGAAAAGAGGTATGATCCAAACCAGTGATACCTGGGAAACTGGGCCGTGGGATGAGCCTGAGCACACAGAGGCAGTGAACTGCACCTCCACGGGGACCATGTTCTTCGGGTTTCTTGGAGAGAGCGGGGGCTCACCTCGAGGGTCAGCGCGCTAGCTGCCCGCTGCCTCTTGCTTCTCCCTCCCTGcggtgctgtgtccctgcccgcccctgccctgccccgcagTTTCCCGGGGGCAGCCGGACGCCGCGGACGGGCGGCTGTGCCCGCAGCCACGGGGGCTGTGCCCGCAGCCGCGGCAGCCCGGCCGCCCACGGAAGGGACACGCAGCCGGCTGGGCTTTGAGAGTCGCGCCCGGCCGCCCACGGAAGGGACACGCAGCCGGCTGGGCTTTGAGAGTCGCGCCCGGCCGCCACGGCAGCCACGCACGGCAGCTTGCGGCACACACACTCCGTCTGCCGGGCTGATGCCGACAGGCCGTCCGGGGCACAGGGTGATAATGATCTGTGCCTGTcttctgtttctcctctctctttccccctctttgCTCTCTTTTCTATTGCTCTTCGGTAGGAGCGCTTATCTTTCTTTATCAGTAAACAGTTCTCAGATATAATATTGCTGcacttgtgttttatttgtgtCTGAGAAATCTGTCAAAAAGAatccttcccagctccccttTTACAGCAGGACGGGACAAGGAGTAATCTGAGTGATGGAAAAACAGCAGTCCCCACAAAGCCAGCCTTTCACTGGTTTCAGAGGAGCTTTACCGCTCTGTGCTATTCTAGAAATGTACCTTGGAGATCTGCCACAAGAAGGTTCAGGACAACAGCTGGACCTCACTTTGTCCCAGTCCTAACTGAACAGATTATCTGAAGCAGGGGCTGGTTAAGGTACAAGTTACGAGTgtgtggcagaggcagcagcaaagcaaaatgaGCCCAGAAGCCAGTGAGTCAGAGGGATCCCCACTGTCTCCCTCAGAAAAGATACCTCATAATCCCAGGGAGAATCAGTGTCTTCCTTTTtcactgctcctcctcctgcttgcAAGACCCCTGAGAACACATAAGAAGCTCGTCACAGATCTGAGTGCTTGTTTCACTCTCCTTTTCCCAATCTTTTTCACGCCAGAGAAACTTACAAATGTGATCATTTAGTGCCTCTGAAATTACCTTTGCCACACTCCTCAGCAAAAGAGCGCATGCCCACTCCACTGCCTTTTCTAGCCCGACGCTGTACAGGGTTAATCACTTTCTCTAAAAGGTCACTGAGATGCTATGTAATTGTAATTTAAAAGACACGTGAGAGAACTGGCACCGGCTCCTTGTGTACACACTTCCACACACAAAGCTTCTGCTTCAGCCAAGAGGCCTAACAAGAGAGGGATCAGGTAatggaaagaacaaaaaggGCAAACACAACCAGTGCATTTGGCATTTCTCTTGAGCAGTTTTTCAAAACAGGATAAAGTCCACCTGCACAAGCTTGAGAAAACtaggcagaaaaataaatatctaaacTGTGGGTCATACACAACCATTTGACACTGACAATTCACAGAAGAGATTTGTGAGGAGGTAAAAATCAGTTCTCACAATACCAGACTTCAAAGACTTCAGAGGACTGTAACTAGAAGGAAGAGTTTCTTCTTTGTCCTAGAAATCCAGCTTGGAGGTTACCCCCAGGGAGACACACAACATTAGTTGGTGAGCAGAGCTTTCAAAATGGGACAAAGTCTACCTGCCCAAGCTAGAAACAAACTAggcagaagaaataaatctcTAAACTACAGGTCAACAGGAATTATTTGACATTGACTGCATTCAGGGAAGAGAGCTGTGTGATGGAAAAACAGCAATCCTCATAATGTCACCTTTCACAGATTTCAGAGGACTATAACCAACAGGGAGCTTTAGTACTCTGTGCTATACTAGAAATCCTGCCTGGAGGTCAGCCTCAAGGAGGCCCAGGTCATCAGCTGGACCTCATTTTGTCCCAGCCCCCAGTGAACAGATTATCTGAAGAAGCTGATTGTCAAGGTCCAAGTCACAAGTGTGTGGTAGAAAAAGAatcaaaggaaaacaagcagaaaagccAGGGAGCCAGAGAGACCCCACTGCCTCCCTCAGAGAAGGTACCTTAGGACTGCAGAGGGAACCATTGTCTTCTTCttttgctgctcttgctgcttgCCAGTCCCCTAGCCAAAGACATGAAGTGAGTCATTCCTGCAATAGTTATTTCACTCTACTGTCCTTCACCTGGTTTACTCCAGAGAGGCTTACAAAGGTAACCACTTAGTCCCTCTGAAATCAcctttgctgtgctctgctgcagcagagcacacatCCAACCTGTTGCTGTTTGCAGCAGGAAGCCACACACTGGCCCACATTTTTCCTTGACTTTTAGGATCAGCGTGTGTAATCTAAAGGACACACGTGAGAAGCGGCATGGGCAGCTTCTCCACCCACTTCCCTGCTCAAAGCTTCTGCTTCAGGCAGCAGGCCACAGGAGAGAGACCAGGGGATGGAAAGGATGGAAAGGGCAAGCACAGCTAGTGTGTTTGGCATCACTGCTGAGCATCATTTTCAATACAGGACTAAGTCCTCCTGCTCAGTCTGGAGAGAACCTAGGCAGAAGGAATAAATCTCTAGCCTGTAGGTCATATGGGAGCCAGCTGATACTGCACACATCTAGAGAAGTGAGCTGTGTGATAGGAAAACAGCAATCCTCACAATGCAAGCCTTTCAGCTTTCAGAGGACTGTAACCAACCATGAGCTTTCTCTGTGCTATACTAGAAATCCCGCTTGAAAGTCAGCTGCAAGGAGGTCCAGGATATTAGCTGGACATTAGATATTAGATCCAGGATATTAGATCCAGTCCCAACTGAACAGCTTGTCTGAAGCAGCAGCATGTCAAGGTCCAAGTAACAAGTGTGTGACAGAAGCAGGATAGGAAAATGAACTCGGAATCCAGG is part of the Prinia subflava isolate CZ2003 ecotype Zambia chromosome 3, Cam_Psub_1.2, whole genome shotgun sequence genome and harbors:
- the LOC134549068 gene encoding uncharacterized protein LOC134549068; protein product: MRSFAEECGKGVLQAGGGAVKKEDTDSPWDYETDPKSQGKMWASVWLPAANSNRLVVCSAAMECGKGVLPAAAAGEAKKEDGDSSWDSEPFSEIVEEVFASKQCRAAGHKGVGVRSAAAELSEGGAGEDDDSSWDSETESEGEWKVSAAVQLPAADSYRLDARSAAVERSKGVLKQAWREVKKEDRVLQPAGREEKQEDDFLWDSETDSEGQRKVSADVQLPAADQNRVGVSSAAVERGKAARAEQKEHFISSSENEPPTLQGEDLQLKVDSSTQTDPEQDKQTLARQKLDKLLKKDSLEGAALGTVKTNSRKEQKLLLEKLERCKTRLKDLKESLNKNDYYAESGKNALKEKKVIKILRNMQGRLAESLDSSAAAILQLEEHFQRLEVKMARLEDTIQQQAKTIEAFETVQ